From Topomyia yanbarensis strain Yona2022 chromosome 1, ASM3024719v1, whole genome shotgun sequence, one genomic window encodes:
- the LOC131676403 gene encoding histone H2B-like, with translation MAPKASGKAVKKAGKATKAIVKGDKKKRKQRRKESYAIYIYKVLKQVHPDTGVSSKAMSIMNSFVNDIFERIASEASRLAHYNKRSTITSREIQTAVRLLLPGELAKHAVSEGTKAVTKYTSSK, from the coding sequence ATGGCACCGAAAGCAAGTGGAAAAGCAGTCAAAAAAGCCGGCAAGGCAACGAAGGCCATTGTGAAGGGAGACAAGAAAAAACGCAAGCAACGGCGGAAGGAGAGCTATGCTATCTACATCTACAAAGTGTTGAAGCAAGTTCACCCAGACACCGGAGTTTCCTCGAAGGCCATGAGCATCATGAACAGCTTCGTTAACGACATCTTCGAGCGTATTGCATCCGAAGCTTCTCGTCTTGCTCATTACAACAAGCGCTCTACGATCACTTCCCGCGAGATACAGACAGCCGTTCGTCTTCTGCTACCGGGAGAGTTGGCCAAACACGCTGTCTCGGAAGGCACCAAGGCTGTCACTAAGTATActagctccaagtaa